In the genome of Vicia villosa cultivar HV-30 ecotype Madison, WI linkage group LG7, Vvil1.0, whole genome shotgun sequence, one region contains:
- the LOC131620172 gene encoding uncharacterized protein LOC131620172, with protein METKDRKPFFLNFKKVPTPLKVFCDNVSGSLRLSESLNMLISLVRTNMDEVLLNTMIQFYDPLLHCFTYGDFQLVPSLEEFSHLLGLPVLNQIPYTGKEEDPKLEVIVAALHLPRSEIEKVWISKKEYSGLPLDFLYEKAEIFAKASSMDALEAVLSLLIYGQVLFFHYEKIVDVAAIKIFLSKNPVPTLLGDLLHSIHFRLSKRKGCVLGCAPLLHKCCGEFPNIPLLGVRGGITYNPILARHKFGFALKDKPRSLYLSSEYFSYDSDKSKKRDLFIKAWSKVKKVGAKDIGRRNYMPWDPYFQWVYDRVMEFGMPYPSNTPIVPRVAPPAVPVAFEPYVPTPNEDLVATVNQLKRERDDFERRLRKVEAEKEVLTQDAKERETLLDYFSRKWKIEVFVFPDQINSWENEISRLVQEREEMIKAHKEEVRVLKRRRRQEDKNPGI; from the exons ATGGAAACCAAAGATCGTAAACCGTTCTTCCTCAATTTCAAGAAAGTGCCTACTCCATTAAAGGTTTTCTGCGACAACGTTTCTGGTTCTCTCAGACTCAGTGAGTCTCTCAACATGCTTATCAGTTTAGTGCGAACTAATATGGATGAAGTTCTTCTCAACACCATGATTCAATTCTACGATCCGTTACTCCATTGCTTCACTTATGGAGATTTCCAGTTGGTACcgtctttggaagaattctcacaCTTGTTGGGGCTACCTGTGCTCAACCAAATCCCttatactggtaaagaagaagaCCCTAAGTTGGAAGTCATCGTTGCTGCCCTACACTTGCCAAGATCGGAGATTGAGAAAGTTTGGATTAGTAAGAAAGAGTACTCCGGATTACCCCTTGATTTCCTCTATGAAAAAGCGGAGATTTTTGCTAAGGCTTCAAGTATGGATGCTTTGGAAGCAGTTTTGTCTCTTTTAATCTATGGACAAGTTCTATTCTTCCATTATGAGAAAATTGTTGATGTGGCTGCTATCAAGATATTTCTAAGTAAGAATCCCGTTCCTACCTTACTTGGTGATTTGTTACATTCCATTCACTTCCGATTATCgaaaaggaaaggttgtgtccTTGGATGTGCTCCActattgcataagtg TTGTGGGGAATTCCCTAATATACCGCTTCTTGGTGTTCGTGGGGGAATAACATATAATCCTATTCTAGCTCGACAtaagtttggttttgctttgaaggaTAAACCACGTTCCTTATATCTCAGTTCAGAATACTTCAGCTATGATTCAGATAAGTCAAAGAAAAGAGATCTCTTCATCAAGGCTTGGTCGAAAGTAAAGAAAGTTGGTGCAAAAGATATAGGAAGAAGAAATTACATGCCATGGGACCCGTACTTCcaatgggtttatgatcgagttATGGAATTTGGGATGCCTTACCCTTCTAATACACCCATAGTACCAAGGGTAGCTCCCCCTGCTGTCCCAGTTGCATTTGAGCCGTATGTTCCTACTCCAAACGAAGATCTTGTTGCAACTGTTAACCAACTGAAGAGGGAAAGGGATGACTTTGAGAGACGCTTACGAAAGGTTGAAGCTGAAAAAGAAGTGTTGACACAAGATGCTAAAGAGCGAGAGACTTTACTTGACTACTTTTCTCGTAAATGGaaaattgaagtttttgttttccCGGATCAAATTAACTCATGGGAAAATGAAATTTCTAGGCTCGttcaagaaagagaagaaatgatCAAAGCACACAAGGAAGAAGTCAGAGTTCTGAAAAGGAGGCGTCgtcaagaagacaaaaatcctggAATTTag